From the genome of Rhodothermales bacterium:
CACCGTCAATGAGCTCCATTACGATGAATACCTGCTTGTCATCCGTCTCACCGAGGTCGTAGACAGCGGCGATATTGGTGTGACTCAGAGCAGCCGCAATCTGTGCCTCCCTCAAGAATCGGACTCTGGATTCGTCTGAGGTGACCGTGTGGGCCGGGAGAAACTTGAGAGCCACGCTGCGATTGAGACGCGTATCTCGCGCTTTGTACACCACACCCATTCCGCCACGGCCGAGAATTTCTTCGACCTCAAAGTGTGCAATCTTCTTTCCAATCATTGCGTTCGGCGGTTGCAAGAGGGAGCGATGCCGTCGTCGATCCGCTCAGTTGCTTACAACTTCCTGGTGCCTGCGACACACGCGCCAGTTCCGTCTAGCCCATCAGCAGGATCGCCACACCCATCGCAAGAACGAGAAAAGCTGGCAGGGACTTAATCGGCGGGTCCTTTACCTTGAAATGCATCGCGAGAGCACCCAGCATCAGCACGACCAGAATCCGCGCGGCTGGAACGACGAGGCTTGGAAGAAATATGCCCGCGAGCAGCGCAATCGCTGCACCGACCTTTAGCACGCCTACGACGTAGAAGAGCCACACGGGCAAGCCGTACGCGGCAAACTCGTCCTTCAGCG
Proteins encoded in this window:
- a CDS encoding DoxX family protein, translating into MPSFSILLVLQVIAGLGLLNVWLIRANSETAYRGGDAKTLKDEFAAYGLPVWLFYVVGVLKVGAAIALLAGIFLPSLVVPAARILVVLMLGALAMHFKVKDPPIKSLPAFLVLAMGVAILLMG